One stretch of Brachyhypopomus gauderio isolate BG-103 chromosome 10, BGAUD_0.2, whole genome shotgun sequence DNA includes these proteins:
- the mylk2 gene encoding myosin light chain kinase 2, skeletal/cardiac muscle, producing the protein MRSTRWPPPPARDLDSLEAKMDDLHRKLDQLLSRSSTDGGGGCPMCTICSQHTREQEATASRLSAQAKLLESLDRKVMEVRTSLEELARERLYDNMSVPVVALQRRKSLPVRASVDEVYMRFDMPRDQKVMQHAINVPCGRGQTGILIEDSENEGVKEVGCSFSGDPAEVKVRHEPKTQKDVKKDVRALPHMALIDEATLSSSPKGSITAGVGLTAGVGPCASAVTSKAATSPPVVVPKIAGANMAKTIVTSSQPQMAPKVTAALAPGKCDASSPNDTATNTGPKALAPSQKMPKTLQFTVGDITAAPPSVPHVQTSLGVSLSKSQVTGMSSANVTSSQTLAADSKSAQLNGMVQQMTAAGDKTLCPSHLPKTVGLTPPLTPVAAASVNSKASNTPLPSVTEFASASFKSPKATNMDASVATLQSFNKSAANSQTAKPLATKSPMSSPSNPFAVVTPRAVAEGVSLRFQGLEGKPDSAHSATAPLVKPAATEVTVLGGIQIRINPAEDKSKVLTKTPPKTCFKMIDDVPPQPAPFLHRCVSLRPSPPGDNFSIHTDVLGGGRFGKVHKCTDNNTGLRLAAKIISVRSAKEREMAVNEIQAMNQLSHSNILQLYDAFETKNQVALILEYVEGGELFERIVDESCPLTEVDAMVFVKQICEGVQYMHQMYVLHLDLKPENILCVNRSGHQIKIIDFGLARRYKPREKLRVSFGTPEFLAPEVVNFDFVSFPTDMWTIGVVTYMLLSGLSPFLGDDDHQTLNNVLTVNWYFDEDAFEHVSAEGKDFVSNLLIKERGGRLSATQCLKHPWLNRISEKAKCSNIILKSQVLLKKYMAKKLWRKNYIAIAAANRFKKICSPGSPNFLGV; encoded by the exons ATGCGTTCCACAAGGTGGCCCCCTCCGCCCGCCCGTGACCTGGACTCTCTGGAAGCCAAGATGGATGACCTGCATCGTAAATTGGACCAGCTCTTGTCCCGGAGCTCCACAGATGGAGGGGGGGGCTGTCCCATGTGCACCATCTGCAGCCAGCACACCAGGGAACAGGAGGCTACGGCCAGCCGGCTGTCAGCTCAGGCCAAGCTCCTGGAGTCTTTGGACAGGAAAGTCATGGAGGTGAGAACTTCACTGGAGGAGCTAGCACGCG AGAGACTATATGACAATATGTCAGTGCCAGTTGTGGCTCTGCAGAGAAGGAAATCTTTGCCTGTTAGAGCCTCAGTG GATGAAGTATATATGCGGTTCGATATGCCCAGAGATCAGAAAGTAATGCAGCATGCTATTAATGTGCCCTGTGGAAGAGGTCAGACAG GCATTCTGATTGAAGACAGCGAAAACGAGGGAGTTAAAGAAGTTGGGTGCTCATTCAGTGGTGATCCAGCAGAGGTCAAAGTTAGGCATGAGCCTAAGACCCAAAAAGATGTTAAAAAAGATGTACGAGCATTGCCACATATGGCTCTGATAGATGAAGCAACACTGTCCTCAAGCCCCAAAGGTTCCATAACAGCGGGGGTCGGTCTAACAGCGGGGGTTGGTCCTTGTGCGTCTGCAGTGACCTCAAAGGCGGCAACATCTCCACCAGTGGTTGTACCAAAAATAGCAGGTGCAAACATGGCAAAAACAATCGTCACATCATCGCAGCCGCAAATGGCACCCAAGGTGACGGCGGCGCTTGCTCCTGGTAAATGTGATGCATCTTCTCCTAATGATACAGCCACAAACACAGGACCTAAAGCACTGGCGCCCAGTCAGAAGATGCCAAAAACACTACAGTTCACAGTAGGAGACATCACAGCAGCGCCACCATCTGTCCCTCATGTGCAAACAAGTTTGGGTGTTTCTCTTTCAAAATCCCAAGTCACGGGGATGTCTTCGGCTAATGTAACGTCATCCCAAACATTAGCAGCGGACTCAAAATCAGCCCAGCTGAATGGCATGGTACAACAAATGACAGCAGCTGGAGATAAAACATTATGCCCAAGTCACCTCCCAAAGACAGTGGGGCTCACTCCTCCACTGACACCAGTGGCTGCAGCATCAGTCAACTCCAAAGCCAGTAACACGCCCCTGCCGTCTGTGACTGAGTTTGCGTCAGCAAGTTTTAAATCTCCCAAGGCGACAAACATGGACGCCTCTGTGGCAACATTGCAATCCTTCAACAAGTCTGCAGCAAATTCTCAAACAGCAAAACCACTGGCAACAAAAAGTCCCATGTCATCACCATCGAACCCTTTTGCCGTGGTAACCCCTAGGGCAGTGGCTGAAGGTGTCTCCCTCAG GTTTCAAGGCCTCGAAGGGAAACCCGATTCTGCTCACTCAGCAACGGCACCACTGGTGAAGCCTGCTGCAACTGAGGTCACCGTGCTTGGTGGTATTCAGATTAGAATAAACCCAGCAGAAGACAAAAGCAAAGTTCTGACCAAGACGCCCCCCAAAACATGCTTTAAAATGATAG ACGATGTTCCTCCGCAGCCTGCACCCTTCCTGCACAGGTGCGTGTCCCTGAGACCCAGCCCGCCGGGGGACAACTTCAGCATCCACACGGATGTTCTTGGAGG TGGACGTTTTGGCAAAGTGCACAAGTGCACAGACAATAACACGGGGCTGAGACTGGCAGCAAAGATCATCAGTGTAAGAAGTGCCAAAGAGAGG GAAATGGCAGTGAATGAGATCCAGGCAATGAACCAGCTGAGTCACTCCAACATCCTCCAGCTCTACGATGCCTTCGAGACCAAGAACCAAGTTGCGCTGATACTGGAATA TGTGGAGGGAGGGGAGCTGTTTGAGCGGATTGTGGATGAGAGCTGTCCCCTGACTGAAGTCGACGCCATGGTGTTTGTGAAGCAGATCTGTGAGGGAGTCCAATACATGCACCAGATGTATGTCCTCCACCTAGACCTAAAG CCTGAGAACATACTTTGTGTGAATCGGTCGGGTCATCAGATCAAGATCATTGATTTTGGGCTTGCCAGGAG GTACAAACCTCGAGAGAAGCTGCGAGTCTCATTCGGCACGCCAGAGTTTCTGGCTCCAGAGGTGGTGAATTTCGACTTTGTCTCCTTCCCTACAGACATGTGGACGATAGGCGTTGTCACATACATGCT CCTAAGTGGACTCTCTCCCTTCCTGGGTGATGATGACCACCAGACCCTCAACAACGTGCTAACGGTCAACTG GTACTTTGATGAGGATGCTTTTGAGCACGTGTCTGCAGAGGGCAAAGACTTTGTCTCCAACCTGCTGATCAAAGAGAGGGG TGGTCGTCTCAGTGCCACTCAGTGTCTTAAGCACCCGTGGCTGAACCGCATATCGGAGAAGGCTAAATGCAGCAACATCATTTTGAAGTCACAGGTTCTCCTCAAGAAATACATGGCCAAGAAATTGTGGAGG AAAAACTATATTGCAATAGCAGCAGCCAACAGATTTAAGAAGATTTGCAGTCCAGGGTCCCCAAACTTCCTGGGAGTCTGA